A window from Micromonospora profundi encodes these proteins:
- a CDS encoding glycosyltransferase encodes MAYDADRLATSREDAPDPYRVLVTADYFEPGYLAGGPIRSVSSLMDAASPAIEGTLVTRDHDLGAPESFPGLSGRWVQRGRHRVFYLGARRLRHWRRLYRELRATRFDLLYVNSLWSLFSIVPILAAKMGALRVERVLIAPRGECGVGALSINSTRKRIFLVGWRWMLNGQRVYWHATTALEAADIRRVVPSARIPVVVGAGGPEPVDLPPARSSGPARLVFLGRISPMKNLDLVLTALSEVKGPVEFDIFGPTEDQAYWRTCLSLLESLPGNIRATYRGAVQPDQVCDVFAGYDTFVLPTRGENFGHVIAESLAVGCPVICSDRTPWTPVLRSGGGMVLPDLTAEALRDCIEEVVAASPEQRHAARMAASAAYRDWRQQVGRLSVLDRAREALTRPRAYAGR; translated from the coding sequence ATGGCGTACGACGCGGACCGGTTGGCAACGTCGCGAGAGGACGCGCCGGATCCGTACCGGGTGTTGGTAACTGCCGATTACTTCGAGCCCGGCTACCTCGCGGGTGGGCCGATCCGATCCGTCTCGTCGCTGATGGACGCCGCGAGTCCCGCGATCGAGGGGACACTCGTAACCCGAGACCACGACCTCGGGGCTCCCGAGTCGTTTCCCGGCCTGTCCGGCCGATGGGTCCAGCGTGGCCGGCACCGGGTGTTCTACCTCGGCGCCCGACGGCTCCGGCACTGGCGGCGGTTGTACCGCGAGCTCCGGGCCACTCGGTTCGACCTGCTGTACGTCAACAGCCTCTGGTCGCTCTTCTCGATCGTGCCCATCCTGGCGGCGAAGATGGGTGCCCTGCGGGTCGAACGCGTGCTGATCGCTCCGCGCGGTGAATGTGGCGTGGGCGCCCTATCCATCAACTCGACAAGGAAGCGGATCTTCCTCGTCGGCTGGCGGTGGATGCTGAACGGCCAGCGGGTCTACTGGCACGCCACCACCGCGCTGGAGGCGGCCGACATCCGTCGGGTCGTACCGTCGGCCCGTATTCCGGTAGTGGTCGGAGCGGGCGGCCCCGAGCCGGTCGACCTGCCGCCCGCGCGGTCGTCCGGTCCGGCCCGGCTCGTCTTTCTCGGCCGCATCTCACCCATGAAGAACCTGGACCTCGTCCTCACCGCGCTGTCTGAGGTCAAGGGCCCTGTGGAATTCGACATCTTCGGTCCGACCGAGGACCAGGCATACTGGCGGACCTGTCTGTCCCTGCTGGAGTCGTTGCCGGGAAACATCCGGGCGACCTACCGAGGAGCGGTGCAGCCGGACCAGGTGTGCGACGTCTTCGCCGGCTACGACACCTTCGTCCTGCCCACCCGTGGGGAGAACTTCGGACACGTGATCGCCGAGAGCCTCGCCGTGGGCTGCCCGGTGATCTGCTCCGACCGGACCCCCTGGACACCGGTCCTGCGTTCCGGCGGTGGAATGGTGCTGCCCGACCTCACCGCAGAGGCCCTGCGGGACTGCATCGAGGAGGTCGTGGCCGCGTCGCCCGAGCAGCGTCATGCTGCCCGGATGGCGGCTTCTGCTGCATACCGCGACTGGCGCCAGCAGGTCGGGCGGCTCAGCGTCCTCGACCGTGCGCGGGAGGCGCTGACAAGGCCCCGGGCGTACGCCGGACGGTGA
- the gmd gene encoding GDP-mannose 4,6-dehydratase, with amino-acid sequence MSRVALISGITGQDGSYLSELLLNKGYTVHGIKRRSSSFNTERIDRIDVHPRQNDARLFLHYSDLSDPASLTTLIRDIRPDEIYNLGAQSHVRVSFDIPGYTADVTGLGAMRMLEAARAANIGCRFYQASSSEMFGSTPPPQREDTPFHPRSPYACAKVYAYWSAVNYRESWDMYCANGILFNHESPRRGENFVTRKITRAVARIEAGIQDTLYLGNLEAVRDWGYAPEYVEAMWLALQQDKPDDYVVATGEGHTVREFVEAAFAHVGLDWEKHVATDPVYYRPAEVDALIGDYSKARRTLGWAPKTLFPDLVRVMVDADRQLLEDERMGRLVRVDR; translated from the coding sequence ATGTCGCGAGTAGCGCTCATTTCAGGGATCACCGGGCAGGACGGCAGTTATCTGTCTGAGCTTCTGCTCAACAAGGGCTACACGGTGCACGGAATAAAAAGGCGGTCATCCAGTTTCAACACAGAGCGAATCGATCGGATCGACGTGCACCCGCGGCAGAACGACGCGCGGCTATTCCTGCACTACAGCGACCTGTCGGACCCGGCTTCCCTGACCACGCTCATCCGCGACATCCGGCCCGACGAGATCTACAACCTGGGCGCGCAGAGCCACGTCCGGGTGTCCTTCGACATTCCGGGTTACACCGCCGATGTCACCGGGCTCGGCGCCATGCGGATGCTGGAAGCGGCTCGCGCGGCCAACATCGGCTGCCGGTTCTACCAGGCGTCCTCCTCGGAGATGTTCGGCTCCACCCCGCCGCCGCAGCGGGAGGACACGCCGTTTCACCCCCGCAGCCCGTACGCCTGCGCCAAGGTCTACGCCTACTGGTCGGCGGTGAACTACCGGGAATCCTGGGACATGTACTGCGCCAACGGAATCCTCTTCAACCACGAGTCGCCACGCCGGGGCGAGAACTTCGTGACCCGCAAGATCACCCGGGCGGTGGCCAGGATCGAGGCCGGCATCCAGGACACGCTCTACCTGGGCAATCTCGAAGCGGTCCGGGACTGGGGCTACGCGCCGGAGTACGTCGAAGCGATGTGGCTCGCTCTTCAGCAGGACAAGCCCGACGACTACGTGGTCGCCACCGGCGAAGGGCACACCGTCCGCGAGTTCGTCGAGGCCGCGTTCGCCCACGTCGGGCTCGACTGGGAAAAGCACGTGGCAACCGACCCGGTGTACTACCGTCCGGCGGAGGTCGACGCCCTCATCGGCGACTACAGCAAGGCCCGCCGGACGCTCGGCTGGGCACCCAAGACGCTCTTCCCGGACCTGGTCCGGGTGATGGTGGACGCCGACCGGCAGTTGCTCGAGGACGAGCGAATGGGCCGCCTGGTGCGGGTGGACCGATGA
- a CDS encoding glycosyltransferase: protein MKVTIEATPIRPAHAAGVEAFTYGLLDGLVTATSHDLHVNVLRGTLDAWRERVPHNRLSWTEVGMPLRSDNRYGRILRGWTPDRVRESVALRRTVNALRQRARPARDDSDVVLFPFHCAPARARSSVVVVHDLRHLHAAFSSPGFGEVVRENVAHASAVVVSWPHPYREVLTLFPEAADRVALIPPPTFQPAPDRLLSDPEPGLLLYPSSTATHKNHATLLEAMALLPECRLVCPGPLVEPEATRLLARAARPDLRGRVTFPGFVTLDELNKLYARAEAVVVPSLWEAASGAILEAFSWGLPVACADVDPLRAQLEFTGADAAVFSAKDPVALADAIRRLRANREHYATASRRANSRLAGRTWADTASDYAAVLEWVAAGRPGPIPRSPFAAALANGETR from the coding sequence ATGAAGGTGACGATCGAGGCGACTCCGATCCGCCCCGCGCACGCGGCCGGAGTCGAGGCGTTCACCTATGGGCTGCTGGACGGGCTCGTGACCGCCACCTCCCACGATCTGCACGTGAACGTCCTGCGCGGAACGCTCGACGCATGGCGGGAGCGGGTGCCCCACAACCGGCTCTCCTGGACGGAGGTCGGGATGCCGCTGCGGTCGGACAACCGCTACGGACGCATCCTGCGTGGCTGGACACCGGACCGGGTCCGCGAATCGGTAGCCCTGCGGCGGACGGTGAACGCGCTCCGGCAACGGGCCCGCCCCGCCCGCGACGACTCGGACGTCGTGTTGTTTCCGTTCCACTGCGCTCCGGCGCGGGCCCGCTCGTCGGTGGTGGTGGTGCACGACCTGCGCCACCTGCACGCCGCGTTCAGTTCGCCCGGGTTCGGGGAGGTGGTGCGGGAGAACGTCGCCCACGCCTCCGCAGTGGTCGTGTCGTGGCCCCACCCGTACCGCGAGGTCCTGACGCTCTTCCCGGAGGCGGCGGACCGGGTCGCCCTCATACCTCCGCCCACGTTCCAGCCGGCGCCCGACAGGTTGCTGTCCGACCCGGAGCCGGGCCTGCTGCTCTATCCGTCATCGACAGCCACCCACAAGAACCACGCCACGCTGCTGGAGGCGATGGCGCTGCTACCCGAATGCCGGCTCGTCTGCCCCGGCCCGCTTGTCGAGCCCGAGGCCACCCGGCTGCTGGCCCGCGCCGCCCGTCCCGACCTGCGGGGCCGGGTGACGTTCCCGGGGTTCGTGACGCTCGACGAGCTCAACAAGCTCTACGCCCGCGCCGAGGCCGTGGTGGTGCCGTCCCTGTGGGAGGCCGCCAGCGGAGCGATCCTCGAGGCGTTCAGCTGGGGTCTTCCGGTGGCGTGTGCGGACGTGGACCCGCTGCGCGCGCAGTTGGAGTTCACCGGCGCCGACGCGGCGGTGTTCAGCGCGAAGGACCCGGTGGCGCTAGCCGACGCCATCCGGCGGTTGCGGGCCAACCGGGAGCACTACGCGACGGCCTCCCGCAGGGCGAACAGCCGATTGGCCGGTCGTACCTGGGCGGACACTGCGAGCGACTACGCGGCCGTCCTGGAATGGGTCGCCGCCGGACGGCCGGGCCCGATACCCCGCTCCCCGTTCGCCGCCGCGCTGGCCAACGGAGAGACACGGTGA
- a CDS encoding dTDP-4-dehydrorhamnose reductase family protein yields MTQRVLILGATGMLGHTLLRSLSEAAELDVYGCARSTSVTPALFPGHLRQQITPGVDVTDPGALRRILTELSPDVVVNCVGVIKQRPDVEDAPNTIAVNALFPHVLARECAAQGTRLVQVSTDCVFSGRHGDYREQDIPDPYDLYGRAKLLGETVQAPALTLRTSIIGHELGTARSLVDWFLAQRGTVNGYTEAIYSGVTTVEFAAMLRTVVLPRPDLTGLYHVASAPISKYELLKIVAEVYGWPGRIEPSDQVRCDRSLSADAFRQRTGYLPPEWRDMIVEMHRRAVQWRLPAALGTAQPARY; encoded by the coding sequence ATGACGCAGCGCGTGCTGATCCTCGGGGCGACCGGGATGCTCGGCCACACCCTGCTGCGCTCGCTGAGCGAAGCCGCCGAGTTGGACGTCTATGGTTGTGCGCGCAGCACGTCCGTGACTCCGGCCCTGTTCCCCGGTCACCTGAGGCAGCAGATCACGCCGGGGGTCGACGTCACCGATCCGGGTGCGCTCCGCCGGATCCTGACCGAGCTGAGCCCGGACGTGGTGGTCAACTGCGTGGGCGTCATCAAGCAGCGCCCGGACGTCGAGGACGCCCCCAACACCATCGCGGTGAACGCGCTCTTTCCGCACGTCCTCGCCCGGGAGTGCGCGGCGCAGGGCACCCGGCTCGTCCAGGTGAGCACCGACTGCGTCTTCTCCGGCAGGCATGGCGACTATCGGGAACAGGACATTCCCGACCCGTACGACCTCTACGGTCGCGCGAAGCTGCTCGGCGAGACCGTCCAGGCGCCGGCGCTGACACTGCGTACCTCGATCATCGGTCACGAACTGGGCACCGCCCGCTCCCTGGTGGACTGGTTCCTCGCCCAGCGCGGGACCGTCAACGGCTACACCGAGGCCATCTACAGCGGGGTGACGACCGTCGAGTTCGCCGCGATGCTGCGTACGGTGGTGCTGCCCCGCCCGGATCTCACAGGCCTCTACCACGTGGCCTCGGCGCCGATCTCGAAGTACGAGCTGCTGAAGATCGTCGCCGAGGTGTACGGGTGGCCGGGGCGGATCGAGCCGTCGGATCAGGTCCGGTGCGACAGGTCGCTGTCAGCGGACGCGTTTCGGCAGCGGACCGGCTACCTGCCGCCGGAGTGGCGGGACATGATCGTGGAGATGCACCGCCGCGCGGTCCAGTGGCGCCTTCCGGCGGCCCTCGGCACCGCCCAGCCGGCACGTTACTGA
- a CDS encoding DegT/DnrJ/EryC1/StrS family aminotransferase, with product MSTAGRYPVARPCLSELEESYLLDAFRSGWISSQGPYLNRFEHQFAERCGAGSTVAVGNGTVALHLVLAAAGIGPGDEVIVPALTYVATANAVAYCGARPVFVDVLADTWCIDPDQVRAAIGPRTRAVLAVDLYGHPADYSALRAMCDTHGLLLVSDAAESFGATLDGRPTGSLADVTTFSFFGNKVITSGEGGCVTTSDRALADRMRLLRNQGMDPQRRYWFPVVGYNYRLTNLAAAVLCAQLERADEIIQRRDRVIASYEQQLADLPLLRPQPVAANVQRAPWMASFLVGESDAKPLRDELAQALDRLGVETRPFFVPIPDLPPYRDGVSCPVTDDLSRRGINLPTYADLDDGDIKVICERLRAAVETIAS from the coding sequence GTGAGTACGGCGGGTCGATATCCGGTGGCCCGTCCGTGCCTGTCGGAGCTTGAGGAGAGCTACCTGCTCGACGCGTTCCGCAGTGGCTGGATCTCCTCGCAGGGCCCGTACCTCAACCGGTTCGAGCACCAGTTCGCTGAGCGCTGCGGCGCTGGATCCACTGTGGCGGTCGGCAACGGCACTGTGGCCCTGCACCTCGTCCTCGCGGCGGCGGGCATCGGCCCGGGCGACGAGGTGATCGTTCCCGCTCTCACATATGTGGCCACGGCCAACGCCGTTGCCTACTGCGGGGCCCGGCCGGTGTTCGTCGACGTCCTGGCCGACACCTGGTGCATCGATCCGGACCAGGTACGGGCGGCCATCGGTCCCCGAACACGGGCCGTTCTCGCTGTCGACCTCTACGGCCACCCGGCCGACTATTCAGCCCTGCGAGCGATGTGCGACACGCACGGGTTGCTGTTGGTGAGCGACGCCGCCGAATCGTTCGGGGCGACCCTGGACGGGCGGCCCACCGGGTCCCTGGCAGACGTCACCACCTTCTCGTTCTTCGGCAACAAGGTCATCACCTCCGGCGAGGGCGGGTGTGTGACGACGTCGGACCGCGCGCTCGCGGACCGAATGCGCCTGCTGCGTAACCAGGGCATGGATCCGCAGCGCCGGTACTGGTTCCCGGTCGTCGGCTACAACTACCGCCTGACGAACCTGGCCGCCGCAGTGCTCTGCGCGCAGCTCGAACGCGCCGACGAGATCATCCAGCGGCGTGACCGGGTGATCGCGTCGTACGAGCAGCAGTTGGCGGATCTGCCCCTGCTGCGACCACAGCCGGTCGCCGCGAACGTCCAGCGCGCACCGTGGATGGCGTCCTTCCTGGTCGGTGAAAGCGATGCGAAGCCGCTGCGGGACGAACTGGCCCAGGCACTGGACCGCCTCGGCGTCGAGACCCGCCCGTTCTTCGTCCCGATCCCGGACCTACCTCCGTACCGGGACGGCGTGAGTTGCCCGGTGACCGACGACCTGAGCCGGCGGGGAATCAACCTGCCGACGTACGCCGACCTGGACGACGGCGACATCAAGGTGATCTGTGAACGCCTCCGGGCCGCTGTTGAGACGATCGCATCGTGA
- a CDS encoding glycosyltransferase family 4 protein has protein sequence MSPDTGLPRFGGGRSGQSVPRVAFVTQWFAPEPTTTPVWIARSLSEQDLRVEVLTGVPNYPTGNVHDGYSSWRRTREVHQGVPVRRVPLYPSHDQSAVRRVANYASYAASAATLGASVLRSADVAVIYSTPATAAAAGIYARLRWGLPYVLMVMDVWPDSVFATGFLTGGAKRRIAEPALTWYTEQTYRWASHITATSPGMRDALVSRGVPEDKVSVVYSWTDEKVMRPSEPDRQLRASLGLSDEFVLMYGGNHGAAQNLDVAVRAMGELRDLPIHLVLVGDGIEKVGLRSLASDLGLRSVHFLDPVEPERMPAIMAAADMQLVALADEELFRFTLPSKVQSILACAQPIVTCAPGDAARVVHEAGAGFSSPAGDPHQLAKTIRQAAEVPRGELRSMGRAGYAYYRSHLSEEINARALAGIVRASSGRRRRGRGTGGTP, from the coding sequence ATGAGCCCGGACACGGGTCTCCCCCGCTTCGGGGGCGGCAGGTCGGGGCAGAGTGTCCCCCGGGTCGCCTTCGTCACCCAGTGGTTCGCCCCCGAGCCGACCACGACCCCGGTCTGGATCGCCAGATCGCTCAGTGAGCAGGATCTCCGGGTCGAGGTGCTGACCGGTGTGCCCAACTACCCCACCGGGAACGTCCACGACGGCTACTCCAGTTGGCGGCGTACCCGGGAGGTCCATCAGGGCGTCCCCGTGCGACGCGTGCCGCTGTACCCGAGTCATGACCAGTCCGCGGTGCGTCGCGTCGCCAACTACGCCAGCTACGCGGCGTCCGCCGCGACCCTCGGCGCCTCGGTTCTGCGGTCCGCCGACGTGGCTGTCATCTACTCGACGCCGGCGACCGCCGCCGCCGCTGGGATCTACGCACGCCTCCGCTGGGGGCTGCCGTACGTCCTGATGGTGATGGACGTCTGGCCCGACTCGGTCTTCGCCACCGGTTTCCTCACCGGTGGGGCCAAGCGCCGCATCGCAGAGCCCGCCCTGACCTGGTACACCGAGCAGACGTACCGGTGGGCCAGCCACATCACCGCCACGTCGCCGGGGATGCGCGACGCGCTGGTCTCGCGCGGCGTACCCGAGGACAAGGTTTCCGTCGTCTACAGCTGGACCGACGAGAAGGTCATGCGGCCCAGCGAGCCCGACCGGCAGCTACGGGCCAGCCTGGGCCTGTCCGACGAGTTCGTGCTGATGTACGGCGGCAACCACGGCGCTGCCCAGAACCTGGACGTCGCGGTCCGGGCGATGGGCGAGCTGCGCGATCTGCCGATCCACCTGGTGTTGGTGGGCGACGGCATCGAGAAGGTCGGGCTGCGCTCGCTCGCCTCCGACCTCGGTCTCCGTTCGGTGCATTTCCTCGACCCGGTGGAGCCGGAGCGGATGCCGGCCATCATGGCCGCCGCGGACATGCAGTTGGTCGCGCTCGCCGACGAGGAACTTTTCCGCTTCACGCTGCCCAGCAAGGTCCAGTCCATCCTCGCCTGCGCCCAACCGATCGTCACGTGCGCACCGGGGGACGCGGCCCGTGTGGTGCACGAGGCAGGTGCCGGCTTCAGCTCCCCGGCGGGCGACCCACATCAGTTGGCGAAGACCATCCGGCAGGCCGCCGAGGTGCCACGCGGCGAGCTGCGGTCGATGGGCCGGGCCGGCTACGCGTACTACAGGTCCCACCTCAGCGAGGAGATCAACGCCCGGGCGCTGGCCGGGATTGTCCGGGCCTCCTCCGGCCGGCGTCGCCGCGGCCGCGGCACAGGGGGTACGCCATGA